One Oryza brachyantha chromosome 3, ObraRS2, whole genome shotgun sequence DNA segment encodes these proteins:
- the LOC102703851 gene encoding uncharacterized protein LOC102703851 has protein sequence MAKVAPSSFLAGVGGGALPLRNGTALFRSRGAITVRRPRISANLGGDGEVKPAEKKKFITREEEPEQYWQTAGERKGENPMKTPLPYIIIFGMSTPFVILAIAFANGWIKVPVR, from the exons ATGGCCAAGGTAGCTCCCAGCTccttcctcgccggcgtcggcggcggcgccctgcCGTTGAGAAACGGCACCGCTTTGTTCCGCAGCCGCGGCGCCATCACCGTCAGGCGGCCCAGGATTTCAGCCAACCTCG GTGGAGATGGAGAGGTTAAGCCTGCAGAAAAGAAGAAGTTCATCACCAGAGAAGAGGAGCCAGAGCA GTACTGGCAGACGGCAGGGGAGAGGAAGGGTGAGAACCCAATGAAGACTCCGCTGCCCTACATCATCATCTTCGGCATGTCGACGCCCTTCGTCATCCTCGCCATCGCCTTCGCCAATGGCTGGATCAAGGTCCCCGTCCGGTGA
- the LOC107303730 gene encoding acyl carrier protein isoform X1 has protein sequence MQAVRTLVLRHLHLGARPPCYGLGPRLRREMSASAGQDGGPRAGSESEDAVRARVVELVKKFDKVTETADFQKDLSLDSLDQVELVMAFENEFSVEIPDDKADKLSCCADVAKYIISESESNKADKLS, from the exons ATGCAAGCGGTGAGAACCCTCGTGCTGCGGCACCTGCACCTTGGCGCGAGGCCGCCGTGCTACGGGCTcggcccccgcctccgccgggaGATGAGCGCGTCGGCGGGCCAAGACGGTGGGCCTCGGGCTGGCTCCGAGTCCGAGGACGCCGTCAGGGCGCGCGTCGTTGAGCTGGTCAAGAAGTTCGACAAG GTAACTGAGACTGCAGATTTCCAAAAGGACCTGAGTTTGGACAGCCTAGATCAGGTGGAACTCGTCATGGCCTTCGAGAACGAATTCTCCGTCGAAATCCCTGATGACAAAGCCGACAAGCTTTCCTGCTGTGCTGATGTCGCAAAATACATCATATCTGAATCTGAATCCAACAAAGCCGACAAGCTTTCCTGA
- the LOC107303730 gene encoding uncharacterized protein LOC107303730 isoform X2, with protein MQAVRTLVLRHLHLGARPPCYGLGPRLRREMSASAGQDGGPRAGSESEDAVRARVVELVKKFDKGEGDEGSQSRNNKGESYAQAAGESRSSDGENQIAISHREEKSKACK; from the exons ATGCAAGCGGTGAGAACCCTCGTGCTGCGGCACCTGCACCTTGGCGCGAGGCCGCCGTGCTACGGGCTcggcccccgcctccgccgggaGATGAGCGCGTCGGCGGGCCAAGACGGTGGGCCTCGGGCTGGCTCCGAGTCCGAGGACGCCGTCAGGGCGCGCGTCGTTGAGCTGGTCAAGAAGTTCGACAAG ggagagggggatgaagGCAGCCAAAGCCGAAATAATAAAGGCGAATCTTATGCTCAAGCCGCAGGGGAAAGCAGAAGCTCTG ATGGAGAAAATCAAATAGCGATATCACACAGAGAAGAGAAGTCAAAAGCATGCAAGTGA
- the LOC102703566 gene encoding factor of DNA methylation 4-like — MDHSSADESDVSDSDIGVYEKKTYNQLKAGKLKVKHGESTFRCPFCLGKKKQDYNSKDLLQHASGVGAASKRKAKVKATHLALARYLKVDVASLLESPLQLATVENKPTENDEKYVWPWMGILVNLPAELKGRGFVGESEERLRARFSRFRPLQVTLLWDTKDQVDYAIMKFAKNWIGLKDALAFEKHFNVENWNKTNCRRDDLYGWVARTDDYNSLGPTGKYLRKNGELKAVRDLEHEGEQKKGKRIDYYAHQIEEKNKHLEKLKFMNNQNAMKLDRMMEDKDQLVEEHNQNIIKLQQDSRKSSWRIINENLRLSKELQIKKDEIDRRCKELDYLATKTNIDRVKLMAEKEKNVKDNDLLNLANLKQKKADDMLLRLVEKHKKETEDALRKQVELEKELDSRQKLELEIEQLRGRLEVMKQMGYEEDVTLKSELDELREKLENKDDDMESMESLNQTLIIKERRTNDELKEAKKELIIGLQQMAGVRSIIGVKRMGELDQKAFHNVCKKKMPQDELELAFLISQWEHELRKPEWHPFKVIETDGKTKEIIKEDDEKLQALRVQYGDEAYNIVVKALLELNEYNPSGRYPEPELWNFRENRKAPIPEVAKYLVKQWKINKKRNT; from the exons ATGGACCATAGCTCTGCAGATGAATCTGATGTTAGTGATTCAGACATCGGCGTGTACGAGAAAAAAACTTACAATCAGTTGAAAGCCGGAAAATTGAAAGTGAAGCATGGCGAGAGCACATTTCGTTGCCCTTTCTGCCtggggaagaagaagcaggATTACAACTCGAAGGATCTTCTGCAGCATGCCTCAGGAGTAGGGGCTGCTTCGAAGCGCAAAGCTAAAGTTAAGGCCACACACCTTGCTCTTGCTCGCTATTTGAAGGTTGATGTAGCCAGCCTATTGGAATCGCCTCTGCAACTTGCTACTGTTGAGAATAAGCCTACTGAGAATGACGAGAAGTATGTATGGCCATGGATGGGTATTCTGGTTAATCTGCCAGCTGAGTTGAAAGGGAGAGGGTTTGTTGGGGAAAGTGAGGAGAGACTAAGAGCACGGTTCTCACGATTCAGACCACTCCAAGTCACACTCCTTTGGGATACAAAGGACCAAGTAGATTATGCTATTATGAAGTTTGCTAAAAACTGGATTGGACTGAAGGATGCATTAGCTTTTGAAAAGCATTTCAATGTGGAGAACTGGAACAAAACAAACTGCAGAAGAGATGATCTTTATGGATGGGTTGCCAGAACTGATGACTATAACTCTCTTGGGCCAACTGGAAAGTACTTGAGGAAAAATGGAGAACTAAAAGCCGTCCGTGATTTGGAGCATGAGGGTGAACAAAAGAAAGGCAAGCGCATAGATTACTATGCTCACCAAATCGAAGAGAAGAACAAACACTTGGAAAAGTTGAAGTTTATGAACAACCAAAATGCCATGAAACTTGATAGGATGATGGAAGACAAAGATCAGTTGGTTGAAGAGCACAACCAAA atataataaaattgcAGCAGGATTCTCGCAAAAGTTCATGGAGAATAATTAATGAAAACCTGAGACTGTCTAAAGAACTGCAGATCAAGAAAGATGAAATTGACCGGAGATGTAAGGAACTTGATTATTTGGCTACAAAAACTAATATTGACAGAGTAAAACTCATGGCAGAGAAAGAGAAg AATGTAAAGGACAATGACCTTCTTAATTTAGCAAACCTAAAGCAGAAGAAGGCAGATGACATGCTTTTGCGGCTTGTTGAGAAACATAAG AAAGAGACAGAAGATGCTTTGAGGAAGCAAGTTGAGTTGGAAAAGGAGTTAGACTCTAGACAAAAACTTGAGCTGGAAATAGAACAGCTGAGAGGAAGATTAGAGGTAATGAAGCAGATGGGATATGAGGAAGATGTAACATTGAAGAGTGAACTTGATGAGTTGCGTGAAAAGTTGGAAAACAAAGATGATGACATGGAGTCTATGGAGTCTCTTAACCAGACTCTGATTATTAAGGAACGAAGGACCAATGATGAGCTGAAAGAAGCCAAGAAAGAACTGATAATT GGATTACAACAAATGGCAGGAGTTCGATCCATTATAGGTGTGAAAAGAATGGGTGAGCTAGATCAGAAAGCTTTTCATAATgtatgcaaaaagaaaatgccaCAAGATGAGTTGGAATTGGCATTTCTTATTTCACAATGGGAACATGAGCTAAGAAAACCAGAATGGCATCCTTTCAAGGTTATCGAGACTGATGGGAAGACAAAG GAAATAATCAAGGAAGATGATGAGAAGCTGCAGGCTTTGAGGGTGCAATATGGGGATGAGGCTTATAATATTGTCGTTAAGGCTCTTCTTGAATTGAATGAATATAATCCTAGCGGCAGGTATCCCGAACCTGAGCTGTGGAACTTCAGGGAGAATCGTAAAGCCCCTATTCCAGAGGTAGCAAAGTACTTGGTGAAGCAGTGGAAGATAAACAAGAAGAGAAACACATAG
- the LOC102703018 gene encoding protein DEK-like, which translates to MPEEDPAPPMEETAVANGGAATDVATPDKDNGNKEKAGKGNDVVVVNKNAEEEEQNKGSANGTKGPLDGDVEMAEAETAQEDDVGSAKQLDTEDVKMDGEQVADANEGNNTKDAEVEDVKMAEVGNVDSKDTVEKEDKDENTDTDKNELEDAKEGGTEKQEELKEQDKSDSAEHEEKKAEEAGGAEKQGEEEAEEKGSADDDKEEGDKNTNDENLKKDGGKDEENKDEAEEEEVSETEKKVEESKEETPKNKKARSARDRSQGKDKKLDGSKSREAKSLLNTASPYGTDRPQRERKTVERLVEVIEKEPNRNFVVEKGRGTPLKDIPSVAHRISRKKPADLKFLHSVLFGRKGKTVDFKGHILQFSGFVWHESDEKQRAKAKEKLDKCVKDMLLDLCWILAIPVPKANIRKEDIVGKLLDFIAEPHAISDSGHSDDQGSNSRKRKRGTPKSSNKKFDDDITPSKKRSKALEYDTDEDEDDADPMKSDSEEDDYDSEKEKAKKKSSDAKDIANKKKAATGSSHKTGPPRTISKSPSKTSSSKVSKEKESPENSAKVFSRKKKSVTPKRPSSSEKEIKDKKSSGKKVTKGKGESAEAGLPSKDELRKTITEILKKVDFNTATFSDILKKLEDRYKIDLTPRKSAIKIMIQEELTRLSKEDDDEDEDGNEDADKEKTQHQGKEVVA; encoded by the exons ATGCCGGAGGAAGACCCAGCACCACCAATGGAGGAGACTGCTGTAGCGAATGGAGGAGCAGCCACTGACGTTGCCACTCCTGATAAGGACAATGGCAATAAGGAAAAAGCTGGCAAGGGCAATGATGTAGTAGTAGTGAATAAGAatgctgaagaagaagaacaaaataaaGGCTCAGCAAATGGTACCAAGGGCCCATTGGATGGAGATGTTGAGATGGCGGAGGCTGAGACTGCACAGGAAGACGATGTGGGTTCTGCGAAGCAGTTGGACACTGAGGATGTCAAGATGGATGGTGAACAGGTTGCAGATGCAAATGAAGGAAATAATACCAAGGATGCAGAAGTTGAAGATGTCAAAATGGCTGAGGTAGGAAATGTGGATTCCAAGGATACAGTAGAGAAGGAAGATAAAGATGAGAACACCGATACGGACAAAAATGAATTGGAAGATGCAAAAGAAGGTGGTACTGAGAAGCAGGAGGAATTGAAGGAGCAAGATAAAAGTGATTCAGCTGAGCATGAGGAAAAGAAAGCAGAGGAAGCGGGTGGTGCTGAGAAGCAAGGGGAAGAGGAAGCAGAGGAAAAGGGCTCTGCTGATGATGACAAAGAGGAAGGAGACAAGAATACCAATGatgaaaatctgaaaaaagaTGGTGGAAAGGATGAGGAAAACAAAGATGAagcagaagaagaggaggtcAGTGAAACAGAGAAGAAGGTAGAAGAGAGTAAGGAGGAAACACCAAAGAACAAGAAGGCAAGGAGTGCAAGGGATAGAAGCCAGGGAAAGGATAAAAAACTGGATGGGTCCAAATCCAGGGAAGCGAAGAGCTTACTGAACACTGCCAGCCCTTATGGTACGGATCGCCCTCAGCGTGAGAGGAAAACAGTGGAGAGGTTGGTTGAAGTGATTGAGAAGGAGCCAAACAGGAACTTCGTGGTTGAGAAG GGTCGTGGTACTCCGTTGAAAGATATACCAAGTG TGGCACACAGAATATCAAGGAAAAAGCCCGCTGATCTTAAGTTTCTTCACAGTGTTCTTTTTGGGAGGAAAGGCAAG ACTGTTGATTTTAAAGGTCATATACTCCAGTTCTCTGGTTTTGTTTGGCATGAGAGTGAT GAAAAGCAGAGGGCAAAGGCTAAGGAGAAGCTTGACAAATGTGTGAAAGACATGTTGTTGGATCTCTGTTGGATCCTTGCTATTCCGGTTCCAAAAGCAAACATCAGAAAG GAAGATATTGTGGGAAAGCTGTTGGATTTCATTGCTGAACCTCATGCTATTTCTGATTCTGGGCATTCAGATGATCAG GGGTCAAATTCTCGGAAACGCAAGAGAGGTACACCGAAGAGTTCTAACAAG AAATTTGATGATGACATAACTCCAAGTAAAAAGCGGAGTAAAGCTCTGGAATACGATACTGATGAAGATGAGGATGATGCAGATCCCATGAAGTCAGATAGTGAGGAAGATGACTATGATTCTGAGAAAGAGAAGGCAAAGAAGAAGTCCTCAGATGCAAAAGATATTGCTAATAAAAAGAAGGCTGCAACTGGGAGCAGCCATAAGACAGGTCCTCCGAGAACAATAAGCAAGAGTCCAAGCAAAACATCATCTTCAAAAGTTTCCaaggaaaaggaaagcccTGAGAACAGTGCAAAGGTCTTCTCTAGGAAGAAGAAATCTGTCACACCAAAGCGTCCTTCAAGCTCTGAAAAGGAGATAAAAGACAAGAAGTCATCAG GTAAAAAGGTGACAAAGGGTAAAGGAGAATCGGCAGAAGCAGGTTTACCCAGTAAGGACGAGCTGAGGAAAACCATAACTGAAATCCTTAAAAAAGTTGATTTCAATACG GCTACTTTCAGTGACATTCTTAAAAAGCTTG AGGATCGCTACAAGATTGATCTGACTCCACGAAAGTCAGCTATCAAAATTATGATCCAAGAGGAGCTGACCAGGCTGTCGAAAGAAGACGACGATGAGGATGAGGATGGAAATGAAGATGCCGACAAGGAAAAAACACAACATCAAGGCAAGGAGGTGGTGGCCTGA